In Maridesulfovibrio sp., a single genomic region encodes these proteins:
- a CDS encoding S1C family serine protease, whose amino-acid sequence MNRRFLFVGLLVLFVFVSGCRASRSIKKGIEDYAKASTPEERFEEALDRNKLDLAEEIWLENRDYFLENPDLLARAGKAAGVIRDRYTPKVSAATTNLLSVRWPVKSAQWPLVRLKMDNARNLIDEIETNAVLTELDNIPPGLDKLKTLLREREQQIRTDVPNRFRKYPLLSAPSFFSIYPVSVDAEELLKSQAAFLERTMADASRKEITHMVQTYGDIIPPETLRTMEGRYFRSLLSQESGKGRTSFRTVIKAMMKAREQGFPITEVPDCKIAFLRVTSKSMLMEHCIEFGLGFDMDLPVKAEQLAAKTMYDSNTAGDADIVVLINETASKLDRKTYKPTIMRSKAIIGYRESYNQEFDQAQMVLEQHRLKREELNDRANVNMVFGLIGAALSIPIANAADREEEKYNSALANATKIPRMVEKPIYQNYSYQVIPLNTAKVASVQFVIIDRKARTYFADVFNIVQKRTFRVAYGVNADDPSRVRILSSYNTDKEVRDWEIQPVDVKLSELLGYYLEHREKDRKYSNVAQIRRVILNNRNKALEEFYADKYGSDTGNDPRFDSTVVIMQYRGGYALGSGFFVTDNIILTNNHVVAGSDYAEIQLHNNMETYGRVIAVDTFRDLALIKVGIRGKPVRFYTKNSIPAGVTLEAIGHPLGYKYTITRGVFSAYRQLKSHMVPSKDRKIRYIQTDAAINNGNSGGPLFYKDRVVGVNSWGFDEADNISFAVHYSEVIKFLKQYGIKYRT is encoded by the coding sequence GTGAATCGGAGATTTTTGTTTGTCGGGCTGCTGGTGCTGTTTGTCTTTGTGAGCGGCTGCCGGGCATCACGTTCAATAAAGAAAGGCATTGAGGATTACGCTAAAGCCTCCACCCCGGAAGAGAGATTCGAAGAAGCCCTGGACAGGAACAAGCTGGATCTTGCCGAAGAAATCTGGCTGGAAAACAGGGATTATTTTCTGGAAAACCCCGATTTGCTTGCCCGGGCAGGCAAGGCTGCCGGTGTTATCCGGGACCGGTACACTCCGAAGGTTTCAGCCGCCACTACCAATCTGCTTTCCGTCCGCTGGCCGGTCAAGTCCGCACAATGGCCCCTTGTGCGGTTGAAGATGGACAATGCCAGAAATCTCATCGACGAAATCGAAACCAATGCCGTTCTCACGGAACTGGACAACATCCCGCCGGGTCTGGACAAGTTGAAAACCCTGCTCCGGGAAAGGGAGCAACAGATCCGCACCGATGTCCCGAACCGGTTCAGAAAGTATCCCCTGCTGAGCGCGCCTTCCTTTTTCTCCATATATCCCGTTTCCGTTGATGCCGAGGAGTTGCTGAAGTCGCAGGCCGCCTTCCTGGAAAGGACCATGGCCGATGCCTCCCGTAAGGAAATAACCCACATGGTACAGACCTACGGCGACATCATCCCCCCGGAGACTCTGCGTACTATGGAAGGGCGGTATTTCCGCTCCCTGCTGAGCCAGGAGTCCGGCAAGGGCAGAACATCATTCCGCACGGTCATAAAGGCCATGATGAAAGCCCGCGAGCAGGGCTTTCCGATCACCGAAGTTCCGGATTGCAAAATAGCTTTCCTGCGTGTGACCAGTAAGAGCATGCTCATGGAGCACTGCATAGAGTTCGGGCTCGGTTTTGATATGGACCTGCCGGTAAAGGCGGAGCAACTGGCGGCCAAAACCATGTACGACTCCAATACTGCCGGGGACGCGGATATAGTTGTTCTTATAAACGAGACAGCTTCCAAACTGGACCGTAAGACCTACAAGCCCACAATCATGCGCAGCAAGGCCATTATCGGTTACCGGGAAAGCTACAATCAGGAATTCGATCAGGCCCAGATGGTGTTGGAGCAACATCGGCTGAAGCGGGAAGAACTCAACGACCGTGCCAATGTGAATATGGTTTTCGGGCTTATCGGCGCGGCACTGAGCATTCCCATAGCCAATGCTGCTGACCGTGAAGAGGAAAAATACAACTCGGCACTGGCAAACGCCACCAAAATTCCGCGAATGGTGGAAAAGCCGATTTATCAGAACTACAGCTATCAGGTGATACCCCTGAATACTGCCAAGGTGGCATCGGTGCAGTTTGTGATCATTGATCGCAAGGCCCGGACGTACTTTGCCGATGTATTCAATATCGTTCAGAAAAGAACTTTCAGAGTGGCTTACGGCGTTAATGCCGATGACCCGAGCCGGGTTCGCATTCTGAGCAGCTACAATACCGACAAGGAAGTCAGAGACTGGGAAATACAGCCTGTTGATGTGAAGCTGTCCGAACTGCTCGGCTATTATCTCGAACACAGGGAAAAGGACCGCAAATACAGCAATGTCGCGCAGATTCGCAGGGTGATACTCAATAATCGCAACAAGGCCCTCGAAGAGTTCTATGCCGACAAATACGGCTCTGATACCGGAAACGATCCCCGTTTTGATTCCACTGTGGTCATTATGCAGTACCGGGGCGGGTATGCACTCGGCAGCGGGTTCTTTGTTACCGACAATATAATTCTGACCAACAACCATGTGGTGGCAGGCAGTGATTACGCCGAAATTCAGCTGCATAACAACATGGAAACCTACGGCCGCGTTATTGCCGTGGACACTTTTCGGGATCTTGCGCTCATCAAGGTGGGGATAAGGGGTAAACCGGTCAGGTTTTACACTAAGAATAGCATTCCTGCCGGAGTGACTCTGGAGGCCATCGGCCATCCTCTCGGCTACAAATACACCATTACCAGAGGCGTTTTCAGTGCCTACAGACAACTGAAGAGTCACATGGTCCCGTCCAAGGACCGTAAAATACGGTACATCCAGACCGATGCGGCCATAAACAACGGTAATTCCGGGGGCCCTCTGTTCTACAAGGACAGGGTGGTAGGAGTGAATTCCTGGGGTTTTGATGAGGCAGACAACATTTCGTTTGCCGTGCATTATTCCGAGGTAATAAAATTTTTAAAGCAGTACGGCATAAAATATCGCACATAG
- a CDS encoding glutaminyl-peptide cyclotransferase gives MAELYKKTTRVPPMPNKNTLLFLLAASIIVHFTVVNCHAQIITCAPVVPCRMIRHFPHDINSFTQGLLYHAGSFYESTGKHGRSGVKIIDPESGEVRGEERLDKRFFGEGLCFWNDQLYQLTWREGKCFVYDSRSLARKGVFKYRGQGWGLTTDGKFLFQSNGSSLITLRDPYDFKRISKLQISDGGRKVYRINELEYISGIIYCNIWQEDLIAAVDSLSGSVLFWLDISDLRPLAGPEAEAANGIAWDSEGKRLFVTGKFWDKIFQIELPTIAGKKASGHLYD, from the coding sequence ATGGCGGAACTTTATAAGAAAACCACGAGAGTTCCGCCGATGCCAAATAAAAATACATTACTATTTCTGCTTGCAGCCAGTATAATTGTGCATTTTACCGTCGTAAATTGCCATGCGCAGATTATAACGTGCGCTCCCGTCGTTCCCTGCCGTATGATCAGGCATTTTCCCCACGACATCAACTCATTTACTCAGGGCTTATTGTACCATGCCGGTTCGTTTTATGAAAGTACCGGTAAACACGGACGTTCCGGAGTAAAAATTATCGATCCCGAGAGCGGGGAGGTGCGTGGAGAGGAAAGGCTGGATAAACGTTTTTTCGGAGAAGGGTTGTGCTTCTGGAATGACCAGCTGTACCAGCTTACCTGGCGAGAAGGAAAATGTTTTGTGTACGATTCCAGATCCCTTGCGCGTAAGGGCGTGTTCAAATATCGCGGGCAGGGCTGGGGGCTGACCACGGACGGAAAATTTCTGTTTCAAAGCAACGGTTCCTCATTGATTACCCTGCGTGACCCCTACGATTTCAAGCGTATCAGCAAATTGCAGATAAGCGATGGCGGAAGGAAGGTTTACCGCATAAACGAACTGGAATATATTTCCGGTATTATCTACTGCAACATATGGCAGGAAGACCTTATCGCGGCAGTTGACAGCCTCAGCGGCAGTGTCCTTTTCTGGCTGGATATTTCGGACCTGAGGCCCTTGGCCGGTCCTGAAGCCGAGGCCGCAAACGGAATCGCCTGGGACAGCGAAGGTAAGAGGCTTTTTGTTACCGGAAAATTCTGGGACAAGATATTTCAGATTGAACTGCCGACAATTGCGGGAAAAAAGGCGTCCGGACATTTATATGATTAA
- the traT gene encoding complement resistance protein TraT: MKRIHFMQVAVVVLAVMFMAGCQSKQRMGMVRDQRTGLLYGSITSSSFVIDPSQFDSPRLKLTIRNTSGDPAVNLKALRKSLEAAYRSKGYKIVAKGKYCVHLDINLRYSGQMSTDIADDVSLWGAGGGAYLGARMGQSTDSMVMGAASGAAVGAIVGQYATQDTYVMIADVVLSLVDKYARKRSYVIEFGDTRFKRADEDTGFTSYRASERTQVAVYAGGDSTGQSKIVRGVTLRFKRILEDII; encoded by the coding sequence TTGAAGAGAATACATTTTATGCAGGTTGCGGTTGTTGTGCTGGCCGTGATGTTCATGGCCGGGTGCCAGAGCAAACAGCGCATGGGAATGGTCCGGGACCAGAGAACCGGTCTTCTGTACGGCTCAATTACCAGCAGCAGTTTTGTGATTGATCCTTCGCAGTTCGACAGTCCGCGTCTGAAGCTGACCATCCGGAATACCTCCGGTGATCCGGCCGTAAATCTGAAAGCCCTGCGCAAATCCCTTGAGGCAGCATACCGTTCCAAAGGATATAAAATTGTTGCAAAGGGCAAATACTGCGTTCATCTGGATATAAACCTGCGCTATTCGGGCCAGATGTCCACGGATATTGCTGATGATGTGAGTCTGTGGGGTGCCGGTGGCGGCGCATATCTCGGTGCGAGGATGGGACAGTCAACGGATTCCATGGTTATGGGCGCTGCGTCCGGTGCAGCCGTGGGAGCGATCGTGGGACAGTATGCCACTCAGGACACGTATGTGATGATAGCTGACGTTGTTCTTAGTCTGGTGGATAAGTATGCCCGGAAACGCTCATACGTAATCGAGTTCGGCGATACCCGGTTCAAAAGGGCTGATGAGGACACCGGTTTCACTTCATACAGAGCCAGTGAGCGGACGCAGGTGGCTGTCTATGCAGGGGGCGACAGTACCGGGCAGAGCAAAATCGTGCGCGGGGTGACGCTCCGGTTCAAGCGGATTCTGGAAGATATAATCTGA
- a CDS encoding BadF/BadG/BcrA/BcrD ATPase family protein, with the protein MIKSLGICAGASTIGFVLVSMKNGQPEVAEVLSLSHEGDPAGTVLRGLEQIGSLNTVRTAVTGRKFRHLLNLPSIPEPQAVELAFAVSEPAVRECRTLLSAGGETFMAYLMDSDGMVETVHTGNKCASGTGEFLVQQLGRMGLGLESMKDMDRDAVAHKVSGRCSVFCKSDCTHALNKGVKKEAVVAGLARMMSGKCVELLRKLPSGKVGLIGNCSRNGFMVRELRREISELVIPEYGQCFEALGAALWAVGHGALLPDDKRSLIRKGSTGFTCLSPLNNFMDRVEFHSGGRCAYREGMELSLGLDVGSTTTKGVLVDMEGCCIVASSYLRTDGDPVGASRRVYADLAAQVPGGTIATVMGVTGSGRNIAGLHAGTGGIINEITAHAAAAVHYDPGVDTIFEIGGQDAKYTWLKNSVPCDYAMNEACSAGTGSFLEESARETLGIAVDDIADIAFRGENPPNFNDQCAAFIASDLKLAAQEGVPLEDMVAGLVYSVCINYSNRVKGSRTVGSTIFMQGGVCYNRAVPVAMAALTGTRIIVPPDPGLTGAFGVALEAVRRTEQGVLEKGVYDLRELAAREVTYRKPFICGGGGRDCDLRCSIARIEVNGKVFPFGGICNRYDNSGASGKLNSGTVAHGTSEHGSAGRGTVGDEPIEPAEDLVTWREKRVYRDYLPPVYGQPVVGMNRSLLMNTWFPLFNSFFRGLGFSVRIPESVDQEAIERKGAPFCHPVELAHGSMGTLLEFDTDFIFLPHLRSMPLKGGDRSCACVLVQGEPYYLRSAFPELEKRIVLSPVLHMQQGQEQLRAALLDTASRMGVSAGRAARAFEEAVAVQERFFEDLRAKGEEFLSSVESVPEGKAVVLFGRAYNAFTALANKSIPAKLATRGVSVIPCDMIPRSGGCSADLNMYWATGEQIMDSAAFVAGHDKLFGVYITNFSCGPDSFLLGHFRKMMGRRPSLTLELDSHTADAGIETRIEAFLDIVDGYNRLDREPERKSVFRPARCEFRDRRTGLVDSEDRWYAVNDPEVTLLIPSLGEISTDFLGASMSRDNIRYVVLPHASEHGLKMGRNNSSCKECLPLQLTAGALLEYLEKHSAHGKLLFLMPKAKGPCRFGQYSVFVNDLIERLEIPDLAVFSPSSTNGYGGLSTKVTLGMWQGIVAGSVLEDIHATILTAAKDRDKSLELFRSVRGEMLAAMGSWKEFSKALRKAAVDLSAIELERPVEEYPVISLLGEIYVRHDPLARRSLPERLSEQGFIVRVAPVLEWMKYTDWLNRKGIEGKAGLGTVITQGIKGYFEKRIRSILSASGLLHFPGPDVGKVVRTAGPFISEQLTGEAVLTVGASLHEIMSPSCGVIAIGPFGCMPSRVAEAVLSEKFRAVSAGGKATSMLDDDSRLPFLAIETDGNPFPQLIEARLEAFCLQAARLHRRIRKMNKSKH; encoded by the coding sequence ATGATTAAATCGCTTGGTATCTGTGCCGGAGCATCAACCATCGGCTTTGTCCTTGTTTCAATGAAAAACGGACAGCCTGAAGTTGCCGAGGTCCTGTCCCTCAGTCATGAAGGAGACCCCGCGGGAACGGTTCTCAGGGGGCTTGAGCAGATAGGCTCTCTGAACACTGTACGCACGGCTGTGACCGGGCGCAAGTTCCGTCATCTCCTGAATCTCCCGTCCATCCCTGAACCGCAGGCCGTGGAACTCGCTTTTGCCGTCAGCGAACCGGCTGTACGCGAATGCCGGACCCTGCTCAGTGCCGGGGGTGAAACCTTTATGGCCTATCTGATGGACTCGGACGGTATGGTTGAAACCGTGCATACCGGCAACAAATGCGCTTCCGGGACCGGGGAGTTTCTGGTTCAGCAGCTCGGACGTATGGGGCTGGGCCTTGAAAGCATGAAGGATATGGACCGTGACGCGGTGGCACACAAGGTTTCCGGCCGCTGTTCCGTTTTCTGCAAGAGCGACTGCACCCATGCCCTGAACAAGGGAGTGAAAAAGGAAGCCGTGGTCGCCGGACTCGCCCGGATGATGTCCGGAAAATGTGTGGAACTGCTGCGCAAGCTCCCGTCCGGAAAGGTGGGGCTGATAGGCAACTGTTCACGCAACGGTTTCATGGTAAGGGAGTTGCGCCGGGAAATTTCCGAACTTGTGATTCCCGAATACGGGCAGTGCTTCGAGGCATTGGGGGCGGCCCTCTGGGCGGTCGGGCACGGCGCATTGCTTCCGGATGATAAACGGTCCCTCATCCGCAAGGGAAGCACCGGATTTACCTGCCTGTCTCCGCTGAATAATTTTATGGACCGGGTTGAATTTCATTCCGGAGGACGCTGCGCGTACCGGGAAGGGATGGAACTGTCCCTCGGGCTGGATGTAGGGTCCACCACCACCAAGGGGGTGCTGGTGGACATGGAAGGATGCTGCATTGTGGCTTCCAGCTATCTGCGCACCGACGGGGACCCGGTGGGTGCCTCCCGGCGGGTCTATGCCGATCTGGCCGCGCAGGTGCCGGGCGGGACTATTGCCACGGTTATGGGCGTTACCGGCTCTGGGCGCAATATCGCCGGGCTGCATGCCGGAACCGGCGGCATAATCAACGAGATAACCGCCCATGCCGCCGCCGCTGTTCATTATGATCCGGGAGTGGATACCATTTTCGAGATCGGCGGACAGGATGCCAAGTACACCTGGCTCAAGAATTCCGTGCCTTGCGATTACGCCATGAACGAGGCCTGCAGCGCCGGAACCGGTTCCTTCCTGGAGGAGAGCGCAAGGGAAACGCTGGGAATAGCGGTTGACGATATCGCGGACATTGCCTTCCGAGGAGAGAATCCTCCGAATTTCAACGACCAGTGTGCTGCGTTCATTGCCTCGGATCTGAAGCTTGCGGCGCAGGAGGGCGTTCCCCTCGAAGATATGGTTGCCGGTCTGGTGTACTCGGTGTGCATCAACTACTCCAACAGGGTCAAGGGCAGCCGCACTGTCGGCAGCACGATTTTCATGCAGGGCGGCGTCTGCTACAACCGGGCCGTGCCTGTGGCCATGGCCGCGCTGACCGGAACCCGGATCATCGTCCCGCCCGATCCGGGATTGACCGGAGCATTCGGGGTTGCCCTTGAGGCCGTCCGCCGCACGGAGCAGGGGGTGCTTGAAAAGGGCGTTTACGACCTCCGGGAACTTGCCGCGCGGGAAGTGACCTACAGGAAACCTTTTATCTGCGGCGGTGGCGGACGCGATTGCGACCTGCGTTGCTCCATAGCCCGCATTGAGGTGAACGGAAAGGTCTTTCCATTCGGCGGCATCTGCAACCGTTACGATAATTCCGGCGCTTCCGGAAAATTGAATAGTGGGACCGTGGCGCATGGGACTTCCGAACATGGATCCGCTGGTCGCGGGACAGTTGGAGATGAGCCGATAGAGCCGGCTGAGGACCTTGTCACATGGCGGGAAAAAAGGGTCTATCGGGATTACCTGCCACCTGTTTACGGACAGCCCGTGGTCGGCATGAACCGTTCGCTGCTGATGAATACGTGGTTCCCGCTGTTCAACTCCTTTTTCCGGGGACTCGGCTTCAGCGTGCGTATCCCTGAATCCGTGGATCAGGAAGCGATTGAGCGCAAGGGCGCTCCGTTCTGCCATCCCGTGGAACTGGCCCACGGCAGCATGGGGACGCTGCTCGAATTTGATACGGATTTCATTTTTCTTCCGCACCTGCGCTCCATGCCGCTTAAGGGCGGAGATCGTTCCTGCGCCTGCGTGCTGGTGCAGGGGGAGCCCTACTACCTGCGCTCCGCTTTTCCCGAACTGGAAAAACGTATTGTTCTTTCCCCGGTTCTGCACATGCAGCAGGGACAGGAGCAGCTTCGTGCAGCCCTGCTGGATACCGCGTCCCGCATGGGTGTTTCCGCAGGGCGGGCCGCCCGTGCATTTGAGGAGGCCGTTGCGGTACAGGAGCGTTTTTTTGAAGACCTGCGCGCAAAGGGCGAGGAGTTCCTTTCCTCGGTCGAGTCCGTGCCGGAAGGAAAAGCCGTTGTGCTTTTCGGACGGGCCTATAATGCCTTTACCGCTCTGGCCAACAAATCCATCCCGGCAAAGCTGGCGACAAGGGGAGTCTCGGTTATTCCCTGCGACATGATTCCGCGCAGCGGGGGATGCTCCGCCGATCTGAACATGTACTGGGCCACCGGCGAGCAGATTATGGATTCCGCCGCCTTTGTGGCCGGACATGATAAACTTTTCGGGGTCTACATAACAAATTTTTCCTGCGGTCCGGATTCCTTTCTGCTGGGACATTTCAGAAAAATGATGGGGCGCAGACCCTCGCTGACCCTTGAACTGGACAGCCACACCGCCGACGCCGGAATAGAAACCCGTATCGAAGCCTTTCTGGATATAGTTGACGGCTACAACCGGCTGGACCGCGAACCGGAACGGAAGAGCGTTTTCCGACCGGCCCGTTGCGAGTTCCGGGACCGCAGAACCGGTCTGGTCGATTCCGAAGACCGCTGGTACGCGGTAAACGATCCCGAGGTGACCCTGCTTATTCCCAGTCTGGGCGAGATAAGCACGGATTTTCTGGGCGCGTCCATGAGTCGGGACAACATCCGCTATGTCGTGCTGCCCCATGCAAGCGAACATGGGCTCAAGATGGGGCGCAACAACTCTTCCTGCAAGGAATGCCTGCCCCTGCAGCTGACCGCCGGAGCACTGCTTGAATATCTGGAAAAGCACAGTGCACATGGCAAGCTTCTTTTTCTCATGCCCAAAGCCAAGGGCCCGTGCAGGTTCGGGCAGTATTCCGTTTTCGTGAACGATCTGATCGAGCGGCTGGAAATTCCCGACCTTGCCGTGTTTTCCCCAAGTTCCACCAACGGTTACGGAGGGCTTTCCACAAAAGTGACACTCGGCATGTGGCAGGGAATAGTCGCCGGTTCAGTTCTGGAAGACATTCATGCCACCATACTGACCGCAGCAAAGGATCGGGACAAGTCTCTTGAACTTTTCCGGAGTGTGCGTGGTGAAATGCTCGCCGCCATGGGCAGTTGGAAAGAATTTTCCAAGGCATTGCGCAAGGCGGCCGTGGACCTTTCCGCAATAGAGCTGGAGAGACCGGTGGAGGAGTATCCGGTAATTTCGCTGCTGGGGGAAATCTATGTCCGCCACGACCCGCTGGCCCGCCGTTCCCTGCCGGAACGTCTTTCCGAACAGGGCTTCATAGTCCGCGTGGCCCCGGTGCTGGAATGGATGAAATACACGGACTGGTTGAACCGCAAGGGCATCGAAGGCAAGGCCGGACTGGGAACCGTGATCACTCAGGGTATCAAGGGATATTTCGAGAAGCGCATTCGTTCCATACTTTCCGCCAGCGGTCTGCTGCATTTTCCCGGACCCGATGTGGGTAAGGTGGTGCGCACGGCCGGACCTTTCATTTCCGAGCAGCTTACCGGAGAGGCTGTCCTCACCGTAGGGGCCTCCCTGCATGAAATCATGTCTCCGTCCTGCGGGGTGATTGCCATCGGTCCTTTCGGGTGCATGCCCTCGCGGGTTGCCGAGGCTGTTTTAAGCGAGAAATTCCGGGCGGTATCGGCTGGGGGCAAGGCCACATCCATGCTGGATGATGATTCCCGGCTTCCCTTTCTGGCCATCGAGACTGACGGGAATCCCTTTCCGCAGCTGATTGAGGCCCGGCTGGAGGCCTTTTGCCTGCAGGCGGCCCGGCTCCATCGGCGGATCAGAAAAATGAATAAAAGTAAGCACTGA
- a CDS encoding tetratricopeptide repeat protein, with amino-acid sequence MAADATFFKYEPSSGKKKNKGPELVTAVSMRSEAGMGEDKIYWLARKLDEDSFELQELNESNVPAGPSRTVSAEEFSADYALELDYWQQHVRPAMEKQDQRLERGEAHRERGELYSAEMEYADALAVDENNVRATFGLGLTYLEKGDAEKAFEIFSKVLEMKSAFQPEHKHMFNDFGISMRKNGMYRQALEYYKRGVDLDSNDENLFFNIARTHFEAGDWQNCIRYLTMCLEKNRGVKEAVKFCHYLIKRTSVDDGMLRDMGSDKNGSTLRSEVLTLLRKMQLAAGIELDDAIEKTHEIRDRMIAIEEEDMRLDEIEKDMYNLDDM; translated from the coding sequence ATGGCAGCAGATGCTACTTTTTTCAAATATGAACCGTCGTCCGGCAAAAAGAAAAATAAGGGCCCGGAATTGGTAACAGCGGTTTCCATGCGTTCCGAAGCGGGAATGGGTGAAGACAAAATATACTGGCTGGCCCGCAAGTTGGACGAGGATTCCTTCGAACTGCAGGAACTCAATGAAAGCAACGTCCCGGCAGGACCGTCCAGAACTGTCAGCGCAGAAGAATTCTCTGCGGACTACGCCCTTGAACTCGACTACTGGCAGCAGCATGTCCGCCCCGCCATGGAAAAACAGGACCAAAGGCTGGAAAGAGGGGAGGCCCACCGGGAACGGGGCGAGCTGTACAGCGCGGAGATGGAATACGCCGACGCTTTGGCCGTTGACGAAAACAATGTCCGCGCCACCTTCGGACTGGGGCTGACCTACCTGGAAAAGGGAGATGCGGAAAAGGCGTTTGAAATATTCTCCAAGGTTCTGGAGATGAAATCCGCCTTCCAGCCTGAACACAAGCACATGTTCAACGATTTCGGGATATCCATGCGCAAAAACGGTATGTACCGTCAGGCTCTCGAATATTACAAACGCGGTGTGGATCTGGATTCAAATGACGAAAACCTGTTTTTCAACATTGCCCGAACCCATTTTGAGGCCGGGGACTGGCAGAACTGCATCCGTTACCTGACCATGTGTCTGGAAAAGAACCGGGGAGTGAAGGAAGCTGTAAAATTCTGCCACTACCTTATCAAACGGACGTCTGTTGATGACGGAATGCTCCGCGATATGGGCTCGGACAAAAACGGAAGCACGCTGCGCAGCGAGGTACTTACCCTGCTTCGCAAGATGCAGCTGGCCGCCGGAATAGAGTTGGACGACGCAATCGAGAAGACTCACGAAATAAGGGATCGCATGATCGCCATTGAGGAAGAGGACATGCGCTTGGATGAAATAGAAAAGGACATGTACAACCTCGACGACATGTAA
- a CDS encoding pilus assembly protein PilZ produces the protein MRVNKDRRSTNRINLSRINNVCRQCDVAALSGKGELDITIVDISQQGMKLSINCDEDRCKISPLDEIFIRGCIFNDRIGFLSSQKAVTVWKEAGFCGVRFVPQLEFAEPDILAMLS, from the coding sequence ATGCGTGTAAACAAGGACCGGAGATCTACGAACAGAATCAATCTTTCAAGAATCAACAATGTCTGCAGACAATGTGATGTTGCAGCCCTGTCCGGAAAGGGAGAACTGGACATAACCATTGTAGACATATCCCAGCAGGGAATGAAACTGAGCATAAACTGCGATGAAGACCGCTGCAAAATCAGCCCGCTGGATGAAATCTTCATCCGCGGATGCATTTTCAATGACAGGATCGGTTTTCTAAGCAGTCAGAAAGCGGTTACAGTCTGGAAAGAAGCAGGTTTTTGCGGGGTGCGATTCGTTCCCCAGCTTGAATTCGCAGAGCCGGACATTCTGGCCATGCTTTCATAA
- a CDS encoding glycosyltransferase: MNNEAEKTIAWVGNTFFRTGMDSLGYRTVHIPIRGQQVFTWEEIVRITGQKPYAVVYADRSIAPPLAGVENFPCLTVFHCIDTHIHSWYPLYAQGFDICLVSLKDHLDRFTPRLKESRLTWFPPVVMDNDVPLEMEKEWDLLFVGKVDPDLTPARMKFLNEVAKLVPGLHVTQGEYRKLFPKARVVLNIAERGDLNFRVFEALACGACLLTPRIEQGLFDLFEDGVHLVAYEPENAEDLNAKLQMLLSNDGLREKIARQGNELIEKSHRIIHRATTLHNIISGMNVEAAIENRIKAAPLLRRNFLKSIYLHWAEQIGTPEFQEKYLSAARG; this comes from the coding sequence ATGAACAACGAGGCAGAAAAAACAATCGCCTGGGTGGGCAACACATTTTTCCGCACAGGCATGGATTCACTAGGGTACAGGACAGTACACATCCCCATACGCGGACAGCAGGTATTCACCTGGGAAGAGATTGTCCGCATTACCGGGCAGAAACCGTACGCAGTTGTTTACGCCGACCGTTCCATTGCCCCGCCTCTGGCCGGAGTGGAAAATTTTCCATGCCTCACTGTTTTTCACTGCATCGACACTCACATCCACAGCTGGTACCCGCTCTACGCCCAGGGGTTCGACATCTGTCTGGTCAGCCTCAAGGATCATCTGGACCGCTTCACTCCCCGGCTGAAGGAATCGCGCCTGACCTGGTTTCCGCCGGTGGTCATGGACAACGATGTGCCGCTGGAAATGGAAAAGGAATGGGACCTGCTCTTTGTGGGAAAAGTGGACCCGGACCTTACCCCGGCACGCATGAAATTCCTGAACGAAGTCGCCAAGCTGGTTCCCGGACTGCACGTAACCCAGGGCGAATACCGCAAGCTGTTTCCCAAGGCCCGTGTGGTCCTGAACATTGCCGAGCGCGGAGACCTCAACTTCCGGGTATTCGAAGCACTGGCCTGCGGGGCATGTCTGCTTACTCCAAGAATAGAACAGGGACTCTTCGACCTCTTTGAAGACGGGGTGCACCTTGTCGCATACGAACCGGAAAACGCCGAAGACCTGAACGCCAAACTCCAGATGCTGCTTTCAAATGACGGTCTGCGCGAAAAAATAGCCAGACAGGGAAACGAACTTATCGAAAAATCGCACCGGATAATCCACCGGGCAACCACCCTTCATAATATTATCAGCGGAATGAATGTGGAAGCGGCCATTGAAAACCGCATCAAAGCCGCACCGCTGCTGCGCCGGAATTTCCTTAAATCCATCTACCTGCACTGGGCCGAACAGATCGGCACACCGGAATTTCAGGAAAAATATCTCTCGGCAGCACGGGGATGA